Proteins encoded in a region of the Coffea eugenioides isolate CCC68of chromosome 4, Ceug_1.0, whole genome shotgun sequence genome:
- the LOC113769122 gene encoding probable (S)-N-methylcoclaurine 3'-hydroxylase isozyme 2 translates to MDIRSLDVGHYSCLFISLLCLSPILLFLFAQRKARLPPGPFAWPVVGNIFGHDWRKAHLVLTKLAESYGPLMSLRLGARLVVVASSPEAAREILKTHDRDLSGRYIPQIANIVPEVHTSVIAVATECNDNWRFLRGSTHTGLFSAKALESYSQIRLEKAMEMLDFLGSKDGEVVNIADILFATNANIIANAMVSQDIIVSWKNVGELKGSIRKVFDCLNPGIVDLYPAIGALDFWSERKAEVYKQITRAMWGDIVSRRRGGRRQDVAFSNRDFLDILIESSFNDNQIYYFLTELLGSCVSVSTVTEWAMAELIRNEEAFSKLREEIMTIDVEGTALSEKRLSSLPYLQAFIKETLRLHPPDPFLVPRCAVQTCSVMNYQVPKNSLLLVNAYAIGRDERTWEDPQIFKPERFLSTNFDVKGSHCELLPFGGGRRMCLGYPLALKLIQLLLASLVYGFDWFLPQGLDPAKLDMNKQFVGITLRREKPLSLIPKIRN, encoded by the exons ATGGATATCAGAAGTCTTGATGTTGGTCACTATAGTTGCCTTTTCATTTCCCTCTTATGTCTGTCTCCCATcctactttttctttttgcccAACGCAAAGCACGGCTACCACCAGGTCCATTTGCATGGCCGGTCGTAGGCAACATATTCGGCCATGATTGGAGGAAAGCCCATCTTGTTCTGACCAAGCTTGCAGAATCTTATGGGCCTCTAATGTCTCTGAGATTAGGTGCAAGGCTGGTGGTGGTTGCATCATCACCAGAAGCAGCAAGAGAAATACTCAAGACTCATGATCGGGATCTATCTGGAAGGTACATTCCACAAATAGCCAATATAGTGCCAGAAGTTCACACTTCTGTAATTGCAGTGGCGACAGAATGCAATGACAATTGGAGGTTTCTTCGTGGCTCAACCCACACTGGGCTTTTCTCAGCTAAGGCACTTGAATCCTATTCACAAATTAGACTAGAGAAGGCGATGGAGATGCTAGACTTTTTGGGTTCAAAAGATGGTGAAGTGGTAAACATTGCAGACATTTTATTTGCAACTAATGCAAATATTATAGCTAATGCTATGGTATCCCAAGATATTATCGTGTCTTGGAAGAATGTTGGTGAACTGAAAGGGTCCATTAGGAAAGTATTTGATTGTCTCAATCCAGGCATAGTCGACCTTTATCCTGCAATTGGAGCTTTAGATTTTTGGAGTGAGCGAAAAGCAGAAGTGTATAAGCAAATAACCAGAGCGATGTGGGGTGATATTGTCAGCAGGAGACGAGGAGGCCGCAGGCAGGATGTTGCATTCTCGAACCGAGACTTTTTAGACATCCTGATTGAAAGTTCGTTTAATGATAATCAGATCTACTACTTCCTTACG GAACTTCTTGGTAGCTGCGTTAGCGTTAGCACAGTAACCGAATGGGCGATGGCAGAATTGATAAGAAATGAAGAAGCCTTTTCCAAACTTCGTGAAGAAATCATGACAATAGACGTTGAAGGAACAGCCTTGAGTGAGAAGCGCCTATCCAGCTTACCATATTTACAAGCCTTTATCAAAGAAACACTTAGATTGCATCCTCCGGATCCATTTCTAGTGCCTCGTTGTGCTGTGCAAACATGCAGCGTCATGAACTACCAGGTTCCAAAGAATAGCTTGCTGCTTGTAAATGCATATGCCATAGGACGAGATGAAAGAACTTGGGAAGACCCTCAAATCTTTAAACCAGAACGATTCCTTAGCACAAATTTTGATGTCAAGGGATCCCATTGCGAACTTCTGCCATTTGGTGGAGGGAGAAGGATGTGCCTTGGATATCCTTTGGCTCTCAAGCTGATTCAGTTGCTTCTTGCATCACTGGTCTATGGATTTGATTGGTTCCTTCCCCAAGGATTGGACCCAGCCAAACTTGACATGAATAAACAATTCGTTGGCATCACATTGCGAAGGGAAAAGCCTCTGTCATTGATtccaaaaataagaaattag